The genome window cactgcatgcttccatctgctgaaaagctctatggagatgaggatttcattttccagcatgatctggcacctgcccacagtgccaaaaccaccagtaactggtgcactgaccatggcatcactgtccttgattggcctgctaattcccctgacctgaaccccattgagaatttgtggggtatagttaagaagaagatgaaagacaccagacctacaaatgcaaatgagctgaaggccgctatcgaagcatcctgggcatcaataacacctcagcaatgccacaggctgattgcctccatgccacgccggattgatgcagtaatccgtgcaaaaggattcccaaccaagtactgagtgcatcaatggacattttcaaatgtttgatttagttttgctgttataaaattatttttttacttggtctgaggaagtattctaattttttgatataggatttttgaggtttcttaagctgtaagccaaaatcagcaatattcaaataataaaaggcttgaaatagttcagttgatgtgtaatgaatccagaatgtatgacatttttgtttttttaattgcattacagaaagtaaagaactttatcacaatattctaattatctgagacagtcctgtacatataTCACAAAAGTGTGCACCGTAATCGTGTAGAACTTAAACCCATACAAAACCGAGGGAAtcaaacataataaaataatataataaaacgaTAAGCATACGAATTCGAGCGAATAAAATACGATCGGATGAAATGCTAGCGGTCAACAGAAAATTGGCACCCTGCCTCCTCTCTTCCTACTTCAATCAAACCTTCCCAGGTAGTCACAGGTGATATTAATTAGGTGACAGAGTGACAGTGACACACCCCTtccacgcacacacactcattaaccatcaaaacaaGTAGTGCTCAAATTCCTGCCTCTAACACAGTACACACGATTGTCTGTGTGAGATAGGTGTCAGCAAGTGTGAAGTCAAAGAAGACTAGTGGTGCCCGCCCCTTCACACCCACGTCTTTAGCTGGTGTTTATTGGCTTTCTTTCTCCCAAGTATTTGCTCCTATTCGGCTTTCACGTCGATTTTGTAAGATGAAGCAAAGCTAGCCTGAATTAAAGATGGATACCAGAAAAACTTTGGGAAGCTTGCAATTATTCATGTAGCCTGACTCACTGCAGGCCATGGCCAGAGGGAGTTGCTGGGTAGTTTCTTGGGCAACTCGTTCTTTCCATGGTGCTGGTTTAATTGCCTTTCCAGGTAACAAGCTtccttttaaatgtattttggctACCGTGGTTTGGTGGTTTACCTTcctatgaaacaaaaatgctCTTCTCTTCCCAGGCAATGACCTTCCTTTGTTTTGTTTAGGTAGTCATCAATTTCACTTCCTTTAGTACCAATTGAAAAGGCAATTAAACAGAGTGGGGATGGGTGGAAGAGGGATATTTTGGGGGGTGGCGTGGCAGAGGCTGGGTTCCCGCTTCAACCAAGATGGCAGAATTTCCAACTGGATGATTCACATTTATCCTCTGCTTTTCAGGTCAAGCCTGAAGTCTTTGCACAGGAACCCGTGGCAGAAGCAAATGAGCCAACCTCTGAACCGGAACCAGAACCAGCCATCAGACAAGAGGGCACCCAGGCAGAGAAGCAACTGACTAAGCCAGAACAAGAACTCAGATCTGCACAGGAAGTGGTTTCCAATGCAACAAAACCCACAACTGTGGAAATAAAGTCAGTAGAACAGGTTATAACTCAAGTACCAGAACTGGTCAGTTGCACTTTCGACCCAAAACCAGCAATTGCAGCAGAACTGGTCAATAAGGTGGAGCCAAAAACGGAAGAGCAAGTCATAGGCAATGTAGCAGAATGGGTCAGATGCACCTTTGAAGCCGAACAACCAATAGAAGCAAAACCGGCCGTAAAGCTGGAAACCGAATTTGTAGAGCAGGTAGTAGCCAGTGTACCAGAAGTGATCAGTTGCACATTTGACCCAGAACCAGAACAAGTGGCAGTCAAAAAGGTGACAGAGGAGGTCGTCTCTTGCACGTTGAACCCTGAACTGGCCATCAAGGTGGAATCAGGGTCGATAGAGCAGTGCGTTTCCAGTGTACTAAAACTAGAAGGTTGCAATGTTGACCCAGCATTGATAAAGCAGACCTTACCAGGTGAACCAGAACAAGTGGAACTCAAAGCAATCCCTGAACCAGAACCCAAAGAGGTCTCCATGCCAAAACCAGTTGTTGAAATGGAACAGACTGTTCATCAGGTAGCAGAACAGGTCGTCACCTGCTCACTCGATTCAGGACCAGGGACTGAAGCAATCGAACCTGGGCAGGTCGTTGTCCAGAAAATAGAACCAGACCTAGAGGTTGTCGCCTGCATACCTCAAAAAGAACCAGCAGCTGAAGGCGAACCTGTTGCGGTTAAAAGTGAATTGGAATCGTTGGAGCAGCTTGTTGAACCTACCACTGAAGAACCTGCAGAAATCCAAGAGGTGGGCAACACAGTTCTTCAAATGATGATGGTTACTAATAGATGCTAGAATGCTAATTTGGTAAACAAAAATTTAGATCCAAGATGCCGCCAGCGCTAGTTTAAATTGTCCCTCGGAAGATAACGGCATACAGTCGTGTCAGATGACATTGGGCTCATCAATGGTTAAGACCAACAAGCAGTcaatgcttttaaaaaaaagatgaataatTACCACGAATACATTTTGCTGCCTGTGGACTGAAGATTATTTGTGTTCAGGAAATACAATTGGAGACTGTGCTGAAGGTCACCTAGTTCCAGAGGTCTATATTATAGGACAGACCTTCAACACACCCCTTTTTTATTCTCGGTAAGTTGAGAACCTTACATTCGTTATTTGGCACTAGTCAAGCTTACTTCTTGGAACAACACCTTCCCTATTTTTGCTCCCTTCATCCCTAATCTTTGTTGCTAGGCTATCGTAATTTGTGAGTGACACCCTGTTTTCTTTACTGTGGCCTACCTTACTTGAAGTGTAACAATCTTGCTTACAGTTGGTATCACAAAACTGGCTGGGTAACAACCATTTTCTGAGTGATCACAACTTTGTGATTGACATCCTTCATTATTTCGTACTGCTCTCCCATAACATTTGGGAAACCATCCTTCTTTGTCATAGGTTTTAGTTTCCATATACCTTCATTCTTTAGTACAAGTCTGCCTTATTTCCTATGGCTAATGACCTTTCTTTCTTGGGACCCAACCATCTTTTACCCCCCTAAAACAACCTTCCCATTTACTTTCCTAGTAAAGGTAAGATACACTAATTGTTTGCACTGACCAATCTCCCTTCGTCTTCTTTCAGATAACGCACGGTTATTTGGTGGACTGGAAGACTTCATGCAAATGATCCAtgtgacttttgtttttatattcCAGGCTTAGAACAGGAAATTAATGGAGCTCACGCTTTTAAGTGCCTTTGTTCCTGTTCAGAACCTCCGCTCCCTGTCCCCGTTTCCTTACGCCCCTCCAAACTGCCCCAGGCAAAGGCTTGATCAGCCAGGTTTACCCCAGTGGGACTGCATTGTGGAACTTCAGGCACGTCATGATCTGTGAATCGTTTAGAGTGAAAGACAAACATGCAACTTGGACCTTtccgctcaaaaaaaaaaaaaaaaaaaaaaaaaaaaaaggaaggacATGCATGCCTATTTTCCACTGAACAGTACAGTTTAGTACCCTCATAGTTTGGTCTtttgtgaagaaatgctttaaaaaaacgCCCTCGATACAACTTGTATCTTCTAGTAAAACCGAAAGAACTGGTCaagatttacagtgtatcaaacTGAACCAGACTGTTTGGAGGAAATGAAGCTTTAGTGTACTAGAATCTATTTgctacaaaataaaaacacatttctgttccatttttttccccttctattCTTTTGGTATCATGCATTGTTAGTTCTATTGTTGGGATGGGGGATGTCCACCACATATTTGGTAGGGTTTTGTTTCGGAACTTTTGAAATAAAGCTCTTAAAACTGCAgatccttttttgttgttgtttagtaAAACACAATATGCTCAGATTGGGCTATTAAATGCTAATCCAAGAGCATTTTGCCAACTGGCCCAAGCATATTTCTTCAGAGGTAATTGTTTTGCTGAAATGTAAAGAAGTACTCTGGTGTATTGGGTAGAGATCGACAGATAAGGGTATTTCAGGACCaataccgattattagtagttagagggggCAATAACTGATTTTTTTGATATTTGCAGTAAAATTGTATAAATTGGCGTACAATTCATCCAAACATTGATGCTTTGTGTTCGgagtttctcacacaagaaaacttCGTCTTACTGGTTCAGTGTAATTATTCCCCAACTCAGCGGTCATGGGTTCGATTATCCGCCCTgatgacctcgtctaagtatccttgagcaaaatGCTCgatcccacgttgctcctggtactGCGTCACCAGTAAGTAGATGAAGATATAGAGTGAAGCGCTTTGAGagccttaaaaaggtggaaaggcgcatACAAGTGTAACTCGCTTTACCATCACcattcatccctgcgctgtcatatgtactttgcgttccggcaccttatgatttacaaattaagcactgcatttaaccaatcagaggacgaggtgaaaaaaaaaggccgatacacgtcaaatttccaaatatctgcACCGATAATCGGTCCATCTCtagtgtaatatatatatatatcctgttaTTTAAATGAGAAGTTTCagtacaaaaaaatgacatttaaaaacATTGCCAAGATAGGCTGATACAAATTTATAGTAATTTAATATGTGTACTAAGtgattaaatacattttaaaaatgcaattttattttgaaagtaacAATTGGAATAGATTATTTATACTCAAAATCCGATGAATCAGACttggttgcaaaaaaaaaaaaaaaatgtgattggGGCTT of Corythoichthys intestinalis isolate RoL2023-P3 chromosome 3, ASM3026506v1, whole genome shotgun sequence contains these proteins:
- the LOC130912877 gene encoding cytadherence high molecular weight protein 1 isoform X2, which produces MGVMFSWLWRQSNTATPILDSQVKPEVFAQEPVAEANEPTSEPEPEPAIRQEGTQAEKQLTKPEQELRSAQEVVSNATKPTTVEIKSVEQVITQVPELVSCTFDPKPAIAAELVNKVEPKTEEQVIGNVAEWVRCTFEAEQPIEAKPAVKLETEFVEQVVASVPEVISCTFDPEPEQVAVKKVTEEVVSCTLNPELAIKVESGSIEQCVSSVLKLEGCNVDPALIKQTLPGEPEQVELKAIPEPEPKEVSMPKPVVEMEQTVHQVAEQVVTCSLDSGPGTEAIEPGQVVVQKIEPDLEVVACIPQKEPAAEGEPVAVKSELESLEQLVEPTTEEPAEIQEEIQLETVLKVT
- the LOC130912877 gene encoding cytadherence high molecular weight protein 1 isoform X1, coding for MPSKRKKNLRRMRRAKAQRRALEERSTCGSPAKSLPAVALKQPKKNKESAQVRPQVLESIPELVPPGEISQVKPEVFAQEPVAEANEPTSEPEPEPAIRQEGTQAEKQLTKPEQELRSAQEVVSNATKPTTVEIKSVEQVITQVPELVSCTFDPKPAIAAELVNKVEPKTEEQVIGNVAEWVRCTFEAEQPIEAKPAVKLETEFVEQVVASVPEVISCTFDPEPEQVAVKKVTEEVVSCTLNPELAIKVESGSIEQCVSSVLKLEGCNVDPALIKQTLPGEPEQVELKAIPEPEPKEVSMPKPVVEMEQTVHQVAEQVVTCSLDSGPGTEAIEPGQVVVQKIEPDLEVVACIPQKEPAAEGEPVAVKSELESLEQLVEPTTEEPAEIQEEIQLETVLKVT